A single window of Lysobacter oculi DNA harbors:
- a CDS encoding peroxiredoxin, giving the protein MTIEAGQQVPESILQIIRTGVEQIDTHAVFGGKRVVMFAVPGAFTPTCSERHLPGYVKHFDDFRRKGVEVACVSVNDPFVMQAWGESQRVPEGMLMLADGNGELTRALGLQMDASAYGMGVRSKRYALYADNGVVKSLQVEAPGELRVSTAEHMLEQIS; this is encoded by the coding sequence ATGACCATCGAAGCCGGCCAGCAGGTCCCCGAAAGCATCCTGCAGATCATCCGAACAGGCGTGGAGCAGATCGATACCCATGCGGTGTTCGGTGGCAAGCGGGTGGTGATGTTCGCGGTGCCGGGCGCCTTCACCCCGACCTGCAGCGAGCGCCACCTGCCCGGTTACGTGAAGCATTTCGACGATTTCCGGCGCAAGGGTGTCGAAGTCGCCTGCGTGTCGGTCAACGATCCCTTCGTGATGCAGGCCTGGGGCGAGTCTCAGCGCGTGCCCGAAGGCATGTTGATGCTGGCCGATGGCAACGGCGAACTGACCCGTGCGCTCGGGCTGCAGATGGATGCCAGCGCCTACGGCATGGGCGTGCGCAGCAAGCGTTACGCGCTCTACGCGGACAACGGTGTAGTGAAGAGCCTGCAGGTGGAAGCACCAGGCGAACTGCGCGTCTCCACCGCCGAACACATGCTCGAACAGATTTCCTGA
- a CDS encoding DnaJ C-terminal domain-containing protein has product MQFKDYYETLGVEPGAGEAEIKTAYRRMARKYHPDVSKEAGAEEKFKAVNEAYEALRDPQKRAAYDQLRARGYRPGDEMPPPGGGFGGGYGGQGGHGAGDYDFDEIFAGGGAGGGFSDFFEQVFGRGGFGGAQRGGPRPQPGQAPRGDTRARLSVPLEAVYRGDSVRIGVNGKSLDVKMPKGIKPGQAIRLKGQGTHGDLLLEIEYAAHPQFEVDGRNLIHVLAVTPWQAALGDVATVPTLGGPVELKIPAGSEAGRKLRLRGRGLPGAAPGDQIVEIEIVAPAPHNERQRAAYEDLKSAFSAD; this is encoded by the coding sequence ATGCAGTTCAAGGATTACTACGAAACCCTGGGGGTCGAACCGGGCGCGGGCGAGGCGGAAATCAAGACCGCCTATCGCAGGATGGCGCGCAAGTACCACCCCGATGTGAGCAAGGAAGCCGGCGCCGAGGAGAAGTTCAAGGCCGTCAACGAGGCCTACGAAGCGCTGCGTGACCCGCAGAAGCGCGCGGCCTACGACCAGTTGCGCGCACGCGGCTACCGGCCGGGCGATGAAATGCCGCCGCCGGGTGGCGGTTTCGGGGGGGGCTATGGCGGGCAGGGCGGCCACGGCGCCGGGGATTACGACTTCGACGAGATCTTCGCCGGTGGCGGCGCGGGCGGCGGCTTCAGCGACTTCTTCGAACAGGTATTCGGGCGAGGCGGCTTCGGCGGCGCGCAACGTGGCGGGCCGCGTCCGCAGCCGGGCCAGGCGCCGCGCGGCGATACGCGAGCCCGGCTCAGCGTGCCGCTGGAAGCCGTCTATCGCGGCGACTCGGTGCGCATCGGCGTCAACGGCAAGTCGTTGGACGTCAAGATGCCGAAGGGCATCAAGCCCGGCCAGGCAATCCGGCTGAAGGGGCAGGGCACACACGGCGACCTGCTGCTGGAAATCGAATACGCGGCCCATCCCCAGTTCGAGGTCGATGGCCGCAACCTCATCCACGTCCTCGCGGTCACGCCATGGCAGGCGGCGCTGGGGGATGTGGCGACCGTGCCGACGCTGGGCGGGCCGGTCGAGCTGAAGATTCCCGCGGGTTCGGAAGCGGGACGCAAGCTGCGTCTGCGCGGGCGCGGCCTGCCCGGTGCTGCGCCGGGTGACCAGATCGTCGAGATTGAAATCGTGGCGCCGGCGCCGCACAACGAGCGCCAACGCGCGGCCTACGAAGACCTGAAGTCCGCCTTCTCGGCGGACTGA
- a CDS encoding ferritin-like domain-containing protein produces the protein MKASSKPASKKASKSASGFTSVKTLRENARKNLDQGPITDTYQLDRKVVIEKLNESLATEWVCVLRYMRHYFSASGMLADSVKAEFLEHAKQEQAHADLIAERIVQLGGEPDLNPDTLTRRSHAEYKEGKNLKDMVRENLIAERIAIDSYRELIDFIGDKDTTTKRMLMHILAQEEEHADEFRDLLNGWIGD, from the coding sequence ATGAAAGCCAGCAGCAAGCCAGCCTCGAAGAAAGCCAGCAAGTCCGCCAGTGGTTTCACCTCGGTCAAGACCTTGCGCGAGAACGCGCGCAAGAACCTCGACCAAGGCCCCATCACCGATACCTATCAGCTTGACCGCAAGGTGGTCATCGAGAAGCTCAACGAGTCGCTCGCCACCGAATGGGTCTGCGTGCTGCGCTACATGCGCCACTATTTCTCCGCGTCCGGCATGTTGGCGGACAGCGTCAAGGCGGAATTCCTCGAACACGCCAAGCAGGAACAGGCGCACGCCGACCTGATCGCCGAGCGCATCGTGCAGCTGGGCGGCGAGCCCGATCTCAACCCCGACACGCTGACCCGCCGCTCGCACGCCGAGTACAAGGAAGGCAAGAACCTGAAGGACATGGTGCGCGAGAACCTGATCGCCGAGCGCATCGCCATCGACAGCTACCGCGAGCTGATCGACTTCATCGGCGACAAGGACACCACCACCAAGCGCATGCTCATGCACATACTGGCGCAGGAAGAAGAGCACGCCGACGAGTTCCGCGACCTGCTCAACGGCTGGATCGGCGACTGA